GATAATCTATGCTTACAGTAGCTGCGTTAGATGTAAGACCTGTATTGTCAGTGATAATATACGTGATTGACTCTGGATCTCCCGTAAAACCTGCTTCTGGTGTAAAGATCACTGTATGCACAGGAGAGACAGACCAGTTTCCTTCACCAGCTACTACCAAAGTATCACCTGGGTTGGTCGTACCTGTGATGTGAATTGAACTTGTATTAATATCATTTTCTGCATCTGTATCATTTGCCAAAACATCCACAGTGGTTGCAAAACCTGAAGTCCCATTAGCATCATCATCGTATGCTACAGGTGCTGTTTGGGGATAGTCTATCGTGACTGTAGCACTATTGGATACAAGTCCATTAGTATCAGATACGATATACTCGATCACAGATGGATCATTAGTAAATCCAATCTCAGGTGTAAAAGTCACATTTCCTGCAGCATCAACACTCCATGTTCCTTCGCCCGTTACCACCAAAGAATCACCGGCATTCGCTGTCCCGATGATCTGTACAGAACTGACATCAAGATTGTTTTCAACATCAGTATCGTTTGCTACTACTAAGATAGTTGCCGGTGCCCCTGAAACACCAACACCGCTATCGTTTACTGCTACAGGAGCTACACCGGCAAGCGCACTGTCTGAAGAGGTAGAAGACTTATCACAGCCATTCAATGCTAAAAGTGAAGAAACCATCAGTACAAAAGGTATGATTTTAAAGTTTGTTAATTTCATTCTTGATTCCTTTTAAAACTTATACGTAAGACCGACTGTCCAAGTATCGGCAACTATATCATCAAGTTCTGCTCTCTTGTCAAGTCCTTTATCATCATACAATGAGACATAATCGGCAAATACAGATATCTCTCCTGAAAGCGCATAACTTACTCCAAGTCCCCAATGGAATCCACCTTGAACTGCATCACCACCTGCAAGGTCTTCAAGCATAATTTGGCCATATCCTAGAAGTCCGTAAATATCAAAGTTTCCAATCGGATACATAGGTTTTACATAAACTCCCCAGCTATAATAATCACCATCATATCCATCAGTGACACCTAGTGTACCGCTATCATAGTCACAAGCACCCAGACCTAATGTATAACGTCCTTCAAGTGCCACATAACTGTTAAACTCGTATCCTGCTTGTAATACCACTGTAGTTGCACTAATCTTTTCATCAGTTGTCTCATCATCAACCGATACATCTCCCATTCCTACGCCAATATAGAAAGGATATACCTCAACTTCCGGCATTTCGACATAAGGCTCTACAGCCTTACCCATATCACCGCCCCCATAAGCTATTCCACTCAGTGCCATTATAGACACCAGAGATAACATTCCCTTTTTCATTATTTCCCTTTAATAAGTGTAGTATTTGATTGATTATGCAACCTGGCGATCTTTTCTTTTACTATAGAGCTATAGTATCCAAGACCCATGGCTTTCTGACCCTATCTCACGATAGGTGTAGCGTTTAACATTGTAATGCATTTTGATTATATTTAAAACATTATTAAAATACTAAGTATTAAGTCAAATTATCAAATATAATAACAATATATTTATCTTTTTAAGAAAGCTTCTCCTTGATTCATTTTAGAGCATCTCAAGCTGATAAAGGAACTTCCTCTCTTTAAATGAAGGGATATCCAGCTCCTGGCGGTACTTGGCAATAGACCTTCTCACCATCTGTATACCAAAACGTGCTTCAAGCATCTCATGGATCGCTTTGTCACTATAGGGTTTGTTTTTATCTTCACTCTGGATCAATCTTTGGATAAACTCTTTTAGCTCGGCTGTAGACACATTGCCTATAGCATTGGAAAAGAAGTCTTTAAAAGAGTAGATACCATGCTCTGTTTCCATATACTTTCCGCTTATCGCGCGGGAAATTGTAGACTCATTAAATCCAAGCTCTTCTGCAACATCCTGAAGTTTTAAAGGTTTTAGCGTCCCACCCATGAAAAACGAATACTGTTTTTCCAACAGTACCAGTGTAATGTTATAAAGCGTACTTTTTCTAAGGTCCAGGAGCTTGACCAGTTCTCGTGCTTCTTTAAATTTCTGTTTCGCAAAATTCTCATACTTATCGATCTGTGTCACCTTGAGATCCGGATAAAATGCATTGTTCATTTTTATGGTCAACTCATCTTCATCAAAATAGACAAAAAGGTCAGGCAAGATAGGCGGCTCACTCGGCATGTATTTGATAGCCGGCGGATTTTTGAGATGTTTCAGTATCTCTTTGGCCTCTGAAAACCTAGGATGGCTGATAAACTTTTCCAATGATTCAAACTGTATGATCATCGCACTGAGCAATAGGCTCATATCATCATCTAGATCAAACTCATTTAACTGAAACAAAAACGACTCTTTATAGTCTTTTGCCCCTACCCCGTAAGGCTGAAGATAAGCAAAACGCTGTCTGACCGATTCTACCTGTGCAGCAGGTACACCGCACTGTGTAGCGATCTCTTCAATATCTCCTTCAAAATACCCCTCATCACTGATATAAAATATGATCTGTTTAGCGATCTTCTGAGAGATCGGTGTAGGGAAAAGCGGTGCAGCGATCTGTTCATCCAGTTTTTCATAAAGTGACTGGGTTGATATACTCATCCATTCGATCTCATCACTCGATGCATTGGAGACATGATTTTGATAGGAAAGATATGCCTGATGTGTGCTGCTGGATGAACTTTCTGCTACTTCAAAGCCTGAACTTACTTCAAGACACGGATTTTCATTGGCGATATTCTGTATATGTTTTTCCAGGTCTGAAAGTGAACATTGCAGCAAAGGTAACCATGTCTGCATAGAAAGACGCGGTATTTGTTTTTGTTTGAGATTAAAGACTTGCTTTACTGCCATTTGTATCCTCTTGTATATAGTATATAAATTATTTTACATTCAATACTATGCATATTCTGTTCCAGACTGCACAAAAATGCATCTTTTGACAAAATAGAGGTAATCATCATTAAAAAGATTATGAAATCTCTTTAAAAATGACTACATCAAACTCCGGAAAATCCGGAGAAAGATTAGTACTTGATACGTACAAGCCCGTTTGGCTGTGTGATCTTCATCTGGCAAGCAAGACGTGCTTTAGGACTGCTCTCACCTATTGTTTTCATAACTGCTTTTTCTTTGTCAGTCATATCACTAAGATAGTCCATCCCCGATTCAATTAGTACTACACATGTTCCACATTCACCGTCACGGCACCCAAACGGTAGTGCAGAACCTGATGCTTCTACAATGTCTTGAATCGTTTTACCCGGTGTAACATTAATTGCCAAAAAATCATTAATGATCTCTACTCTAGTTGTCATTTGTTGTCTCCTTTTAAAATAGATAGATCTTTATATCTGCGGTGATATAAAAATCTTTGCTAATACACAAAACTTAGTCATCGCTTCCTTTGTTTTGAGATTGCTCTGCTGCTTTTTGAGCTGCTTTTTGAGCTGCTTTTTGAGCTGCTTTTTGAGCTGCTTTTTTGGCACGGTGTTCTCTCAACCATCTTAGTTCTTCTTCAACTTCATCATATCCGTCTACATCATCTATGGCCAATAGCTCTGCTTCACGGCATCCGTAAGTAGATCCTTCTTCTATAAAATGGACTTCATAGATACGTATCACCTGCAGCCAGTCTCCTATATGCGTAACATATCCTTCCGCACCGGGCTGGACCAAAATTGCATCAGGAGCATGAAAAGGGTTAGACCCGTCATTCCTGATAGGCTTTGTGATACGTACCCTTTGACCTAGATGAAATACCGGCAGTATCTCGTCTTTAGTTGAAGCTGATATTTGTTTGGCTTGTGCATGCGTGAACTCCATTGCTTACCTCCTCTATATCATTACATGTTGTTGAAGTAGAACAGGTACTACATGCACTAGGCTTGCCGAATGTATCCCAAACTTCGGCAGCTGATGGAGCATATCCGTTCTCAAAGTTCTTATAAACAGTGATCAAGGCAAATTTATAATAATCCAACAACTTCTCTTCACTACCGAGATCATGACCCTTTGCTTTCTCTATCATTTCACCGTATTTTTTCATGATATGAAAACGTTTTACATACACCAATCTCTCATCATAATCAAGATCAAAAAAGTCAAAATAATCTTCAGCATCCGTTAATGTCTGAAACTCTTGTAATACACCCATTGTAAATCCTTTTAACACACTATGCAATTTTTACTCTATAACAACTAGATAAAACCTATAATATTTTTATAAACTCCGACAATTTTGTCGCTAAATACCCATTTCACTTTTCAGCTGTTCAGCCCAAGTACTGATTCTCTCTTCAGTAAGATCTGCCTGGTTCACGTTATCGATTGCCAATCCACAGAACTTACCGTCTTTTTCAGCCCTTGAAAATTTATAGGTATACCCCTCAGTAGGCCAATATCCATATTCAGTGTCTGCACCGAGCTTACTGAAAACATCTTTCATTTTTCCCAAAGCACTGATAAACTCTTCGCCATGCGTATCCTGATCACCTGCTCCAAAGAAAGCTACTTTTTTGCCACTGAAATCAGGTTCTTCATTTTCCATTTCATACAAAGGATCGACCCAGTCGCGCTGAGGATCACCCTGCCCCCAGGTTGAAGAACCGATCAGTAATACATCAAACTCTTCAAATTGGCCAAGGTCATCGTAATCCTCTTCCATATTGATCAGTTCAGCTCCATCAAAAAGCTCTTCAAGCTGCTCAGCTGCTTCCTGTGTCACACCGCTGCTGCTACCTACGAAAATCCCAACATTTGCCATTTATGCCTCCTTACATGGTTTGTATTGTTGATAGATACTAAATGCTTTATCTAGAAGTTTTTGTCCATCTTCATAAAGCTTGTCAATTGTTCTGTATCCAAATCTATGTGCATCTTTGAAGTATTTGTCTACCAACACGATCTTGTCTGCAATGACGATACATCTTCCAAAGCCTTCATGGCTCATCTCCATGACAACATTACACATCACACCGGTTTTTCTTTCAAACTGAAGTGCAATAGCCTTATAGATCATCTTGATCTCTCCGATAAGCATCTCATCGATATCTGCGATGATAGGTATACTTTTCAGATCTTCTTTTGTCTTTACATATTTCTTAGTCAAAAGCTCTTCATCACTCATTTTTGACCAGTTTCCAAACTGATCGGTAGCTCTTAGCTGACGGATCAGCTCTTCAGTAAATGCATTGTGTTCTAATGTTGTATCAACCATAATTATTTTCCTTTATTTTTTAATAACGCTTTCAAAGCCAAGCTTCTTAAGCTGTGTTAACACTCTTTCTCTTTTGCTTTGTACAAATCTAATCTATAGCCCAGCGTGCCAATCTTGGATCTTCGACCGTTTCAATATTCATGATTCTTTTCACCCATGGCGGCGGGTTTGTGTTGATCATTTCTATCAGTTCTCCCAGTATCTCTTTAATCGATCTAGGTTCCGGCACTTTCATTGGATTTATTCCTGCACGGATCACTTTTGCAGCTGCAGTTCCTCCAATCGACTCACAATACATAATATTGATACCCTCAAGTGCTTTGACCTTGAAATCGGTCTTGTCATCACCTGCTAAATCGGATGTATCAGTCTTAATGACACCAGCTAGAGAAAATCCATCTTTGGAGACGTTATAGACTACAAACTCTTTAGCCCCACCAAAATGTGCGTTAATGACTTCAAGATCTTTGGTCGCAAACGCTACTTTCATGCTATTTTCCAATGTATCGTTACTCTCTACCGTTATCTTCGTTGATTCACCCATGATGCTTCACCTCTCGTAATTTATTTGCTATTTCTAAAAGGAAATATGTACTTCCTTCATAAAGCTGATCGTTCTTGAGCTGGTTTCCAAGTTCTTCATAGTTTGGGAACCCTCTCAATACCAATCCTGCATGGCTTTGCTCATCTATATGCAAGATTCGTTCCGCATGAAAATTACTGATGACCAGATCTGCATTTTTGAAGTGTACTTTCGCATCTTCCAGATCTCCAACAAAGACTTTTTTAGCCTCTATTTTTTCAAGTACAGGGCTATAAACTGTCGATACAACGGCTTCTATCGTCCCTCCGACACTTTGTATCAATTCAGTCATCCCTATACACATATCAGGTTCTCCGGTGATCACAAAACGTGATGAACCGATAAGAAAATGTGAATCCAGCATTACATCTTGCAGACGTCCTCTCCATCTTTTTACTGATGGTGAAGGCTCTATCTGTCTGATCTCCATCAAAGATGCTACAAAATTGTCGTTCATATCCTGTCCCATGAGATGATCAAAATGTATATGTCTTATTTTTGGGTTTTTTACCAGCAATGCTTCAGCAGCAATTCTCATTGAACTGCCGATACTGACCACTGTGGCACAGTTCCCAAGTACTTCTATCTCATCAATGCCGATACCGCCCTGTGCCAGCTTACCTTGCTGCTCACCGAAAAAACCGTCCATAGATGTAGAAAGATCAGGCAAGGCATAGGTCTCAAACCCGAAATTCTCACACATCTCTTTGATCTTTTCAACCTCAACAGGCTGCATACTTACATGAGGAAGCAGTAATAACTTGTTAGGTCTCACTTGATCATATGGTCTTGTATGCTGATCTATCAACGCCTTGGCAGTCAATGCCCATCCGCTCTCCATACCACCTTCATAATCAGGAGTATTGACATAACAGTAAGGTATCTCTATGTGCATACCTACACCGCGGACATCATCCCCTTTTGTTTCGGTCAGACCCGTCGTATGAAGTCCTATGATTTCCGGTTTGAACTTGTTTTTCTTTGTGATGTTTTCGATCGATAACAATATAGAA
This is a stretch of genomic DNA from Sulfurovum zhangzhouensis. It encodes these proteins:
- the nifX gene encoding nitrogen fixation protein NifX, with protein sequence MGESTKITVESNDTLENSMKVAFATKDLEVINAHFGGAKEFVVYNVSKDGFSLAGVIKTDTSDLAGDDKTDFKVKALEGINIMYCESIGGTAAAKVIRAGINPMKVPEPRSIKEILGELIEMINTNPPPWVKRIMNIETVEDPRLARWAID
- a CDS encoding nitrogenase-stabilizing/protective protein NifW, whose translation is MGVLQEFQTLTDAEDYFDFFDLDYDERLVYVKRFHIMKKYGEMIEKAKGHDLGSEEKLLDYYKFALITVYKNFENGYAPSAAEVWDTFGKPSACSTCSTSTTCNDIEEVSNGVHACTSQTNISFN
- a CDS encoding NifX-associated nitrogen fixation protein, yielding MVDTTLEHNAFTEELIRQLRATDQFGNWSKMSDEELLTKKYVKTKEDLKSIPIIADIDEMLIGEIKMIYKAIALQFERKTGVMCNVVMEMSHEGFGRCIVIADKIVLVDKYFKDAHRFGYRTIDKLYEDGQKLLDKAFSIYQQYKPCKEA
- the nifN gene encoding nitrogenase iron-molybdenum cofactor biosynthesis protein NifN, which codes for MEVNYAIELSKHEHKPLQINPIKHSQPMGAALAFYGIRNCLPLMHASQGCASYTKVFFTRHFNEPIPMYNTSVSDITAVLDGGDYSILLSIENITKKNKFKPEIIGLHTTGLTETKGDDVRGVGMHIEIPYCYVNTPDYEGGMESGWALTAKALIDQHTRPYDQVRPNKLLLLPHVSMQPVEVEKIKEMCENFGFETYALPDLSTSMDGFFGEQQGKLAQGGIGIDEIEVLGNCATVVSIGSSMRIAAEALLVKNPKIRHIHFDHLMGQDMNDNFVASLMEIRQIEPSPSVKRWRGRLQDVMLDSHFLIGSSRFVITGEPDMCIGMTELIQSVGGTIEAVVSTVYSPVLEKIEAKKVFVGDLEDAKVHFKNADLVISNFHAERILHIDEQSHAGLVLRGFPNYEELGNQLKNDQLYEGSTYFLLEIANKLREVKHHG
- a CDS encoding flavodoxin, which gives rise to MANVGIFVGSSSGVTQEAAEQLEELFDGAELINMEEDYDDLGQFEEFDVLLIGSSTWGQGDPQRDWVDPLYEMENEEPDFSGKKVAFFGAGDQDTHGEEFISALGKMKDVFSKLGADTEYGYWPTEGYTYKFSRAEKDGKFCGLAIDNVNQADLTEERISTWAEQLKSEMGI
- a CDS encoding nitrogen fixation protein NifZ translates to MEFTHAQAKQISASTKDEILPVFHLGQRVRITKPIRNDGSNPFHAPDAILVQPGAEGYVTHIGDWLQVIRIYEVHFIEEGSTYGCREAELLAIDDVDGYDEVEEELRWLREHRAKKAAQKAAQKAAQKAAQKAAEQSQNKGSDD
- a CDS encoding 2Fe-2S iron-sulfur cluster-binding protein produces the protein MTTRVEIINDFLAINVTPGKTIQDIVEASGSALPFGCRDGECGTCVVLIESGMDYLSDMTDKEKAVMKTIGESSPKARLACQMKITQPNGLVRIKY
- a CDS encoding porin family protein, with the protein product MKKGMLSLVSIMALSGIAYGGGDMGKAVEPYVEMPEVEVYPFYIGVGMGDVSVDDETTDEKISATTVVLQAGYEFNSYVALEGRYTLGLGACDYDSGTLGVTDGYDGDYYSWGVYVKPMYPIGNFDIYGLLGYGQIMLEDLAGGDAVQGGFHWGLGVSYALSGEISVFADYVSLYDDKGLDKRAELDDIVADTWTVGLTYKF
- the rpoN gene encoding RNA polymerase factor sigma-54, encoding MAVKQVFNLKQKQIPRLSMQTWLPLLQCSLSDLEKHIQNIANENPCLEVSSGFEVAESSSSSTHQAYLSYQNHVSNASSDEIEWMSISTQSLYEKLDEQIAAPLFPTPISQKIAKQIIFYISDEGYFEGDIEEIATQCGVPAAQVESVRQRFAYLQPYGVGAKDYKESFLFQLNEFDLDDDMSLLLSAMIIQFESLEKFISHPRFSEAKEILKHLKNPPAIKYMPSEPPILPDLFVYFDEDELTIKMNNAFYPDLKVTQIDKYENFAKQKFKEARELVKLLDLRKSTLYNITLVLLEKQYSFFMGGTLKPLKLQDVAEELGFNESTISRAISGKYMETEHGIYSFKDFFSNAIGNVSTAELKEFIQRLIQSEDKNKPYSDKAIHEMLEARFGIQMVRRSIAKYRQELDIPSFKERKFLYQLEML